Proteins co-encoded in one Brassica oleracea var. oleracea cultivar TO1000 chromosome C4, BOL, whole genome shotgun sequence genomic window:
- the LOC106342899 gene encoding transcription initiation factor IIB-1, with translation MSDAYCTDCKKETELVVDHSAGDTLCSECGLVLESHSIDETSEWRTFANESSNADPNRVGGPTNPLLADSALTTVIAKTNGSSGDFLSNSLGRWQNRNGNPERGLMQAFKTIATMSDRLGLVGTIKDRANEIFKRLEDQKSTRGRNQDALLAACLYISCRQEDKPRTIKEICSVANGATKKEMGRAKDFIVKTLGLETGHSVEMGAIHAGDFMKRFCSNLGMSHQAVRAAEEAVKKSEEFDIRRSPISIAAVVIYIITQLSDDKKPLKDIAIATGVAEGTIRNSYKDLYPHLQKIAPSWYAKEEDLKNLSSP, from the exons ATGTCTGACGCATATTGTACGGATTGCAAGAAGGAGACGGAGCTGGTGGTGGACCACTCCGCCGGGGACACCCTCTGCTCCGAGTGCGGGCTGGTTCTGGAGTCGCACTCCATCGACGAGACTTCCGAGTGGCGAACCTTCGCGAACGAGTCCTCCAACGCCGATCCGAACCGTGTCGGCGGGCCGACGAACCCTCTCCTCGCCGATAGCGCGCTCACCACCGTCATCGCGAAGACGAACGGCTCCTCGGGGGATTTCTTGTCGAATTCTCTGGGGAGGTGGCAGAATCGTAACGGGAATCCTGAGCGTGGGTTGATGCAGGCGTTTAAAACGATTGCTACCATGTCTGACAG GTTGGGGCTTGTTGGAACTATCAAG GATCGGGCTAATGAGATATTCAAGAGGCTGGAGGATCAGAAGTCAACCAGGGGAAGAAACCAGGATGCGCTTTTGGCAGCTTGCTTGTACATTTCGTGTAGACAAGAGGACAAGCCGCGAACTATTAAGG AAATCTGCTCTGTTGCTAATGGAGCGACAAAGAAGGAAATGGGAAGAGCAAAAGACTTCATAGTTAAGACATTGGGGCTGGAGACCGGCCACTCTGTTGAAATGGGCGCTATTCACGCTGGTGATTTCATG AAAAGGTTCTGCTCTAACCTTGGAATGTCTCATCAAGCGGTTAGAGCTGCTGAGGAAGCTGTGAAGAAATCTGAGGAATTTGATATAAG GAGGAGTCCTATATCAATAGCAGCAGTAGTTATCTACATCATAACCCAGCTTTCTGATGATAAGAAGCCTCTCAAAG ATATAGCGATAGCGACAGGAGTAGCAGAAGGGACCATAAGAAACTCATACAAGGACTTGTATCCTCATCTTCAAAAGATAGCACCAAGTTGGTATGCAAAGGAAGAGGATCTTAAGAACCTCTCAAGTCCTTGA
- the LOC106342898 gene encoding glycerol-3-phosphate dehydrogenase [NAD(+)] GPDHC1, cytosolic, whose amino-acid sequence MVGSIEAKSYLTNGSVQLQHNGLNLEEKLDEFRRLLGKSDKDPLKIVSIGAGAWGSVFAALLQESYGGFRDKFQIRIWRRSGRAVSRATAEHLFEVINSREDILRRLIRRCAYLKYVEARLGDRTLYADEILKDGFCLNMVDTPLCPLKVVTNLQEAVWDADIVVNGLPSTETRQVFEEISMYWKERITVPVIISLSKGIETALEPVPHIITPTKMIHQATGVPIENVLYLGGPNIAAEIYNKEYANARICGAEKWRKPLAKFLRQPHFIVWDNSDLVTHEVMGGLKNVYAIGAGMVAALTNESATSKSVYFAHCTSEMIFITHLLAEEPEKLAGPLLADTYVTLLKGRNAWYGQMLAKGEINRDMGDSISGKGMIQGVSAVGAFYQLLSQSSLSIMHPEEKKPVAPVESCPILKTLYKILITREQSTQAILQALRDETLNDPRDRIEIAQSHAFYRPSLLDQP is encoded by the exons ATGGTGGGAAGCATTGAGGCCAAGAGCTACCTAACAAACGGGTCTGTTCAACTTCAACATAATGGTCTTAACTTGGAAGAGAAACTCGACGAGTTTCGTCGTCTTCTTGGAAAATCAGACAAAGATCCGTTAAAGATTGTGAGCATCGGAGCTGGTGCTTGGGGAAGTGTCTTTGCAGCGCTTCTCCAAGAAAGCTACGGAGGTTTCAGAGACAAGTTCCAGATCAGGATATGGAGAAGATCCGGGAGAGCTGTTAGTAGGGCAACAGCAGAACATCTCTTCGAAGTGATCAACTCTCGTGAAGATATCTTGAGGAGACTGATAAGACGCTGCGCTTATCTCAAATACGTTGAGGCAAGACTCGGTGACAGGACGCTCTATGCGGATGAGATATTGAAAGACGGGTTTTGTCTTAACATGGTGGACACGCCTCTTTGTCCCCTCAAGGTTGTGACTAATCTTCAAGAAGCTGTGTGGGATGCTGATATTGTTGTTAATGGATTGCCTTCAACGGAGACACGACAAGTGTTTGAAGAGATTAGTATGTACTGGAAAGAGAGAATCACTGTTCCTGTTATTATCTCTCTTTCAAAAGGTATTGAAACTGCTCTTGAACCAGTTCCACATATCATTACTCCAACAAAGATGATTCATCAAGCAA CTGGTGTGCCAATTGAAAATGTACTGTATCTTGGTGGACCAAACATTGCTGCTGAGATATACAACAAGGAGTATGCTAATGCTAGAATCTGTGGAGCTGAGAAATGGAGGAAACCACTAGCGAAATTCTTAAGACAGCCCCATTTCATTGTTTGGGACAATAGTGATCTTGTTACACATGAAGTAATGGGAGGTCTCAAGAACGTGTACGCCATTGGAGCTG GAATGGTGGCAGCGCTTACTAACGAGAGTGCTACAAGCAAATCAGTGTATTTTGCTCATTGCACATCTGAGATGATATTCATAACTCATTTACTAGCAGAAGAGCCTGAGAAACTTGCAGGGCCTTTGCTAGCTGATACTTATGTGACCTTGTTGAAAGGGCGCAATGCTTGGTATGGTCAGATGCTTGCCAAAGGGGAAATAAATAGAGACATGGGTGATAGCATAAGCGGCAAGGGAATGATTCAG GGTGTTTCTGCAGTGGGAGCGTTTTATCAACTGCTTAGTCAGTCTAGCCTGAGCATAATGCATCCTGAGGAGAAGAAACCTGTGGCTCCGGTTGAGTCATGTCCTATTTTGAAGACACTCTACAAGATACTCATCACAAG AGAACAATCAACACAAGCGATTCTGCAAGCGTTAAGGGATGAAACACTGAATGATCCTAGAGACCGGATTGAGATTGCACAGAGCCATGCATTCTACAGGCCTTCCCTTCTAGACCAGCCTTGA